A window of Leptolyngbya sp. FACHB-261 genomic DNA:
AAACGGTTCAATGGCTAGGGGGTAGCGCCTGATCACATCAACCAGGGCAACCTCGAAGTTATTGGTGGGCTTGAGGTCAAAGCAGGACTCTAGCCGCTTCTCCCAATCGTCGAGCGTTTCTAGGGTTGCAGTTTCGACTCTGATGCCGTCGACCAATTCATCGGTCATGCGGCACCAAGCGTACAGCGCCCAAATCGCTAGACGCTTGGGCTTGGGCATCAGCAGAGTCGCCAAGTAGAACGTCTTGCCGTACTTCTGGGTAATGCGTCGACAGAGTTCGTACGCGTCCGGTACAGAGGCGAGGTCCGGTGAGGCCAGGATCGTCATTCCAGCAGGGTTAGAGCGTTGCAGCATTCAGGGATTAGACAGGGACGGCAAGGCCCTGAGGCTCAGGCGCAGTAGTTGCAGTGGCAGGGGCAATGGCCTGCGCTGTCAGCTTACCAGAAAGCACAGCCCCTTCCATACTGCCGAGATAGCGTTGTGCCGTATAGGAACCAGCCAGGAAGAAATTGGCGATCGGTGTGACTTGAGAAGGGCGAACCTGCTCCCGTCCTGGTGTCGCCTTGTAAACCGAGCGGGGGGTCTTCACAACTTTGTATTTGAGAAGCTTGGCTGGCTCTGGAATCTGCTCAGGAAACAGCTTGGCCAGCTCCGCCATTGTGGCCGCGACAATCTCTTCATCGGACTTGCCAATCCAGTCTTTAGCCGGAGCCAAAACCAGCTCCAACATCGACTTGTCAGGATCAGCGTACTCCTTACAGGTATTGCTCATGTCGGCATAGACGCTGAGCAAGGGGGAGCGAGAGAACAGCAGGTGGTCGATATCGGTCAGCTTGCGGTCGAACCACAAGTGCAGATTAACGACGGGTACCCCTTCCAAACCCTCTAGCTGCTTGAAGTAGTCCAGCTCTCGCCAAGGTGCAGGCAGAAGGGTTTTTAACGGGTCTACCGCGATGGCCGAGACATAGGCATCTGCTGTGATTAGCTCATCAGCGGCCCCGTCTAAGCCACGCAGCAAAAAGCCTTTAACGCTGCCGTCTTCGTTGAGCAAAATTTCTTTGAGAGCCGCCTCGGTTCGGACTTGGCCACCTCGCTCAGTGATGTAGTCAACCAAGGGTTCACACAAACGCTCGGTCGGCGACCCATCCAGAAACGCCATCTTCGAGCCATTCTTCTCTCGAAGGAAACGGTTGAGCGCAGTCAGCAGAATCGTGGCTGAAATTTCGTCTGGCCCAATGAAGTTGAGCGCCTTGGACATGGCAATGAATACTTCGTCCGCGACCCGCTCAGGAATCCCCTGTAAACGCAGCCATTCGAGGAAGGAGTAGCGATCCATTTCCTCAATGTATTTCTGGCCGTGAATAATCGCGGGAATTAAGCCCAACCCGAACTTAATTTTCTCCGGCCAGGTGAGCATGTCATTGTTGCGCAAAATGGCAGTGATGCCATTGATCGGGGCAGGAATATCAGGAAAATCAAAGCGCGAGTAGGTGCCCGGCGCGTTCGGCATGTTGAAGATCATCGTGTGTTCTTTCCACTGCAACCGATCTTCAATGCCCAGCTCCTTAAATAACTGGAGCATGTTGGGATAGGCGCCAAAGAAAATATGTAGACCGGTTTCATACCAGTCGCCATCCGCATCTTTCCAGGCCGCAACCAGTCCCCCCAGCACATCTCGGCGCTCCAGCACCAAAGGCTGATGCCCCAAATCGCATAGATACTTGGCACAGGCAAGCCCTGCCAAACCGCCCCCTGCAATCGCAACGCGCATGTTCTATCGCTACCGATCAGTGCCTTTCATTATAAGTTACGAAGTGTTACACCTCAGCAGAGCGTCTATCCCAAATCAGAATTTGGGTCCAACTCTTCGAGTGCTATGTCAGGCGGCAACACCATGCGATCAATAACAGTTTTGCGGCTCTCGCGTTTGCTCTGGAACTCGACAGCCACAGCTTCAAACGAAATCTGAAAGCTGCCAAACGGAATCGTTACCTGAGTCGTCGCTTGACAACGCCCCCGACCATCTGAGGCAAAGTCCACCAAACACCGAGGACCATCAAGCAGCGAGCGGGTCTGGCAGTCTTTGAGCCAAAGCTTGGCGTAAACAGGGGGCACCCGCTCTGGCAGGGTCAGAGTCACGGGAACTGAATTACCCGCAACCAACTCATCTGCAATGATCATTAGCTCCGGGATAGGAATGGCTTCTTGAGCCATCTGAGGTGTCACCAGCGAGAGCGACCCTGCATAAAGTTCAGGGACTAAAGCCCCTCCTGGCTCTTCGAGTTCAGGCTCAGGCAAATCGATCACAAATTCCTGAGCAGTTAGCCCAGCCTCTGGTCCCAGCACTGGCTCTTCGGCTTCTAAAGACTCTGCCTGAGCCACCGGGCCGTCCAGCAGAACATCAACATCCTGGACTGGCAACTCAGGCAGATCGGACTCTGGGCTTGGCTCCTCCTCGGAAGCACGCGCTTTGCGTCCATCTGTAAAATCTGCCAATAGCGCTGGCATTTCAGGATCAATAGCTAAAGCATTGAGAAGACTGAAAAACCGAGTGGCAAGTTCTAGAGATCGAAATTCCTGGGCAACTGAATTGCTCAAACTGTGAGGTTCGGTCTCCTGTGAGGAGACTGGCGGCGGATTTAAGGGCTCGCCTGGTTGCACAACAGTCTGCTCAACCAGCAGGTCAGATTGCTCAACTTCAACCTCAGTGGGTGATGCTGTCTGCCCCAACCCATTGGCTTCTGGAGCTATTGGCCAATCCAGACGAGCAACCGGGCGACCAAAAGAAGGCAGTTCTGGCCCTTTACGGATGCTTTCAGAGATGGAAGGTGTCAGCCGTAGCAGCGGGGGCAGGCTAGCAGATCTGGCCAGACGAGGGGTTGCCGGTTCGGGGGCTGCCTTAAAAACTGGAATCACCGGTTCTGGACCGGCAGGAACCGAGGGGGGACTGTCTGCTTCAGAATTTAGCCCCAGCACGATGGCTTCCAGGTCAGGAGAAACCATCTGCAAGAGTTCTTCAAGCTGGCAGGTGATCGTGAAGGTTTGGCTGACCGTAACCGTCTCACCAACATCCTCGCGAAGATCCTGGTCAGCCGACTCCTCAGTAGATACTTCAGACAAGGCTGACTCATCGCTGTATAGCGTCACCTCACCCAGCAGAACCTGGGTTTCGAAATCGGACGGAATGCTGATGGTGCAGGTGAAGGGAAAGGGCAGCAACCGCTCAGGCAGAGTTTGCCGGATGTCTAAGAGAACTTCCAGGGTCTGAGGATCGCGCAGACAGATTTGAATATCACCGGGGCTATTGACCTGTCCTGAGAGCGTCAAGTTCTCACCGCGTCGGGCTAAGTAAGTATGCTGGTCCAAGGTCAGAGCTGGACCGGCTAGCGCTGCATTTGCGGGAACTGAGGACGCAATTGCCTCTAATGGTTCAGGTTCGAGCTGTTCTAATTCGGGCTGTTCTGATCCGAGTTGTTCTAGTTCAGGCCGTTCTAATTCGGGTCTTTCTAATTCAGGCCTATAGGCTGGCGAGTGCAGAACCTGGGCAACTTCATCAAAGACTTGAGCAACGACCTGTTCAGACAACTGTTCAGCCAGACGCAGCAGACGCTCGACGGCATCCGGCCCAGCAGGTTCGACCTGAATTTGCTCCACTGTTACCAAGGGTTGAGCTTCAGGCGGATCAACAGCAGGCAGCTCGGCTGGCTCAGCAAGCGGTTCTACCTCAACCCAGGCTTGGCTAGGTGCTTCAGATTTCTCGGAGCCATTCTCAGGCTCATCTTCTGGTTGAGCTGAGTGGAAGGGCTCTTCCCAGAAGTTGCCCTCTCGATCACTCAAGGGCAGAACCTGAAGTTGCAGGGTAGTGACTTTGGTTTGCTCTAGGTCCGAGCAACTCATCTCCCAAAGACCTGGGGGCAACTCGGTAAAGGGAAAGACCACCACCAGCCCTTCGGCGTTAGTCTGCGCCGCCCGCCGCCGCAAATTAGGCGACTGGTCGGAGGCAAAGTCCGGATCAGGCTGGTAGGTAAGCTTGATATGGGCAGGACTATCGAGCTGTTCGGAGCGAGCAATCACCCGGTAACGCCCCTCCAAAATTTCCACGTTCGGAGGTTCCAGAGGCAGCCAGGTGGTGTCCCCTTCTTTCTGTAGCAGGAATTCCCAGTAATCCATCATGGAAGGGCAGCTTTGAGACTGGCGGGTGAGCTGGGGAGCCCGTGATAACACTCCAGGTTAAACCAGCTTGCCTGTGCTGTTAGAACAATACAAAATGCTAAGCGTTAGGCGCCTCTGTAACTAAGCCTCTGAACTGGTTCTAAACAAACTCTGCGCTTCAGTAAGTAGCTGCGTTTGCGCCAGAGTTCGCTGTTCGCCTGACTTCAACCACTTGATTTGTACTGTTCCAGCTTGGGTTTCTTCGTCCCCTAGAACTAAAGCGACTGAAGCTCCACTGCGGTCTGCCCGTTTGAATTGCTTACTAAAAGCGCTACTGCTGAGGTCCAGCTCTACGCCTAGCCCCTGCTGACGCAGTTGTCGGGCCAATTTCAAAGCATTGGCCTCTGCCAAAGAGCCCTTGGAAATGATGTAAACATCGATCTCGGTTGCCGATAAAGGCTGCAATCGCTGTAACAGCAAGACCAGGCGTTCTAGACCAATTGCCCAACCCACAGCCGGGGTCGCTGGTCCGCCCAATTCGCTGACTAAGCCGTCGTAGCGTCCACCGCCACCCACCGCTGACTGAGCACCCAAAGCCCCTGACTGAAATTCGAAAGCAGTATGGGTGTAATAGTCCAAGCCGCGCACGAGGCGAGGGTTGAGCCGGTAGCCAATGTCCAAATCGCTGAGCAAAGCCTGGACCTGGTCGAAATGCACCTTCGAGTCCGGTCCCAGGTAGTCGAGAATGCTAGGTGCGGCAACGGCAATCGCTTGAGTTCGAGGATCTTTGCTATCCAGAATTCGTAGGGGATTACGGCTCAAGCGGTCTTGAGAGTCGGCGTCTAGCTCCTGCTGGTAGGGCGTGAAATAGTCCACTAGAGCGGCGCGGTAGCGCTGACGGTCTTCGGGGTTACCCACCGAATTCAATTCCAGACTCAGGTCAGTGATACCCAGCTGCGTCAAAAAGTCGTTGAACAGCGCGATCACCTCGACATCAGCACGGGGATCACGGCTGCCAATTACCTCAATGCCGAGTTGGTGAAATTGGCGCTGTCGACCGGCCTGCGGGCGCTCGTAGCGAAACATGGGGCCGAGATACCACAGGCGCTGGACACCGCCCTGAGCCTGCAAACCATGCTCGATATAAGCCCGGACAACGCCAGCTGTACCTTCTGGGCGTAGGGTGAGCGAGCGACCGCCTCGGTCCTCAAAGGTGTACATCTCTTTGCCTACAACATCGGTGGCCTCACCAATGCCTCGCTCAAAGAGGTCAGTCTGCTCGAACAGAGGGGTGCGAATTTCCTGGTATGCGGCTTGCGGTAGGAGCGTCCGGGCTACGGCTTCTAGCCGCTGCCAGTAAGCAATTTCGTCGGCCAGGATGTCACGGGTGCCCCGTGAAGCCTGAATTGATCCCATTCTTTGATAACCCCCCTGTTTATACCGGTTTAGGCCGGATCTTTAGTCACCCAGAGGCCGTACCGCTCTTGGTAAAAGGCCAGAATTGTCTCTAGATAACGCTGCTCAGTCGCGTCCAAGTCCACCGGTTGCTCGATCCACAGGCCACCGATCTGGCTCTGCTGATAGTCAAACGTCTGGCTCTGCTGCCAGATCAATTCAGTCTGAACTCCCCGTACCTGCTGCAAGTGAGCGGCCACCTCACGGTAGACCGCTAGAGGCATTTGCTCACAAGCCAGCTGATAGCGGCGAGTGGGATTTACCTTAGGATGCAGCGTCATCGCGAGGCAAGTCCAGAGTGCAACAGTTGACTTGGTCCAGACAGACCTTGCCCCATTGAAGTGCCCAGCGAACCAGAGCAACCCGGTTCTCAGTACTGGTTTTGTTGAGGATGTTACTGACGTGGTTATCTACGGTCCGCTTGCTGATATCGAGTTTTTCAGCGATTTCTTGATTGGTCAAACCGGAGGCGACCAGTTCAATTACCTGAAGCTCCCGATCGGAGAGGACGTCATTGTTGCCCTGAGGGCTGCTGGTCATCATGCCTTTCCCTGTAGATCTACCTATTGCGGCTCTTCCAATTTTATGGGAAGTAGCAGGGTTTCGACGGCAGCAGAAGGGATGATTATACCTAGACCCCAACTCGATTGCTGGCTAACTCCTGCACAATGGCCCTAGCCCACCTATCTGCCTCCACAATGTCTTCCAAGCGAGGCGTGATGCAGTTATGAGCGGCGTGACGGTCGCAGGTTGCGGCAATCAAGCGGGGAATGTCGAGAAATTGGATAGCTTCTTGCAGGAACAGCGCCACAGCCTGCTCGTTGGCGGCATTGAGCACAGCCGGCATCGTACCACCAGCGCGCCCGGCTGCATAAGCCAGATCCATGCAGGGGTATTTATCCCGGTCGGGCTCACGGAAGGTCAGGCTGCCGGCTTTCACTAGGTCCAGAGGTTCCCAATCGGTATAAATCCGCTCCGGCCAGGAGAGCGCATACAGCAGGGGCAACCGCATATCTGGCCAGCCCAACTGCGCCAGC
This region includes:
- the hisS gene encoding histidine--tRNA ligase, with protein sequence MGSIQASRGTRDILADEIAYWQRLEAVARTLLPQAAYQEIRTPLFEQTDLFERGIGEATDVVGKEMYTFEDRGGRSLTLRPEGTAGVVRAYIEHGLQAQGGVQRLWYLGPMFRYERPQAGRQRQFHQLGIEVIGSRDPRADVEVIALFNDFLTQLGITDLSLELNSVGNPEDRQRYRAALVDYFTPYQQELDADSQDRLSRNPLRILDSKDPRTQAIAVAAPSILDYLGPDSKVHFDQVQALLSDLDIGYRLNPRLVRGLDYYTHTAFEFQSGALGAQSAVGGGGRYDGLVSELGGPATPAVGWAIGLERLVLLLQRLQPLSATEIDVYIISKGSLAEANALKLARQLRQQGLGVELDLSSSAFSKQFKRADRSGASVALVLGDEETQAGTVQIKWLKSGEQRTLAQTQLLTEAQSLFRTSSEA
- a CDS encoding response regulator transcription factor, whose translation is MTSSPQGNNDVLSDRELQVIELVASGLTNQEIAEKLDISKRTVDNHVSNILNKTSTENRVALVRWALQWGKVCLDQVNCCTLDLPRDDAAS
- the pds gene encoding 15-cis-phytoene desaturase — translated: MRVAIAGGGLAGLACAKYLCDLGHQPLVLERRDVLGGLVAAWKDADGDWYETGLHIFFGAYPNMLQLFKELGIEDRLQWKEHTMIFNMPNAPGTYSRFDFPDIPAPINGITAILRNNDMLTWPEKIKFGLGLIPAIIHGQKYIEEMDRYSFLEWLRLQGIPERVADEVFIAMSKALNFIGPDEISATILLTALNRFLREKNGSKMAFLDGSPTERLCEPLVDYITERGGQVRTEAALKEILLNEDGSVKGFLLRGLDGAADELITADAYVSAIAVDPLKTLLPAPWRELDYFKQLEGLEGVPVVNLHLWFDRKLTDIDHLLFSRSPLLSVYADMSNTCKEYADPDKSMLELVLAPAKDWIGKSDEEIVAATMAELAKLFPEQIPEPAKLLKYKVVKTPRSVYKATPGREQVRPSQVTPIANFFLAGSYTAQRYLGSMEGAVLSGKLTAQAIAPATATTAPEPQGLAVPV